The Mustela erminea isolate mMusErm1 chromosome 18, mMusErm1.Pri, whole genome shotgun sequence genome has a window encoding:
- the TUBG1 gene encoding tubulin gamma-1 chain: MPREIITLQLGQCGNQIGFEFWKQLCAEHGISPEGIVEEFATEGTDRKDVFFYQADDEHYIPRAVLLDLEPRVIHSILNSPYAKLYNPENIYLSEHGGGAGNNWASGFSQGEKIHEDIFDIIDREADGSDSLEGFVLCHSIAGGTGSGLGSYLLERLNDRYPKKLVQTYSVFPNQDEMSDVVVQPYNSLLTLKRLTQNADCVVVLDNTALNRIATDRLHIQNPSFSQINQLVSTIMSASTTTLRYPGYMNNDLIGLIASLIPTPRLHFLMTGYTPLTTDQSVASVRKTTVLDVMRRLLQPKNVMVSTGRDRQTNHCYIAILNIIQGEVDPTQVHKSLQRIRERKLANFIPWGPASIQVALSRKSPYLPSAHRVSGLMMANHTSISSLFERTCRQYDKLRKREAFLEQFRKEDIFKENFDELDTSREVVQQLIDEYHAATRPDYISWGAQEQ, encoded by the exons ATGCCGAGGGAAATCATCACCCTACAGTTGGGCCAGTGCGGCAATCAGA TTGGGTTCGAGTTCTGGAAACAGCTGTGCGCCGAGCATGGTATCAGCCCCGAGGGCATCGTGGAGGAGTTCGCCACCGAGGGCACTGACCGCAAGGACGTCTTTTTCTACCAG GCAGACGATGAGCACTACATCCCCAGGGCGGTGCTGCTGGACTTGGAGCCCCGGGTGATCCACTCCATCCTCAACTCCCCCTATGCGAAGCTCTACAACCCAGAGAACATCTACCTGTCGGAGCATGGAGGAGGAGCTGGCAACAACTGGGCCAGTGGATTCTCGCAG GGAGAGAAGATCCATGAGGACATTTTCGACATCATAGATCGGGAGGCAGATGGCAGTGACAGTCTAGAG GGCTTCGTGCTGTGTCACTCCATCGCTGGGGGGACAGGCTCTGGCCTGGGCTCCTACCTCTTAGAAAGGCTGAATGACAG GTACCCCAAGAAGCTGGTGCAGACGTACTCAGTGTTTCCCAATCAGGACGAGATGAGCGATGTGGTGGTCCAGCCCTACAACTCACTGCTCACACTCAAGAGGCTGACCCAGAATGCAGACTGTGTG GTGGTGTTGGACAACACAGCCCTGAACCGGATCGCCACAGACCGCCTGCACATCCAGAACCCGTCCTTCTCCCAGATCAACCAGCTG GTGTCCACCATCATGTCAGCCAGCACCACCACCCTGCGCTACCCCGGCTACATGAACAATGACCTCATCGGCCTCATCGCCTCGCTCATTCCCACTCCTCGACTCCACTTCCTCATGACGGGCTACACCCCGCTCACCACGGACCAGTCG GTGGCCAGCGTGCGGAAGACCACGGTCCTGGATGTCATGAGGCGGCTGCTGCAGCCCAAGAACGTGATGGTGTCCACGGGCCGGGATCGCCAGACCAACCACTGCTACATCGCCATCCTCAACATCATCCAGGGGGAGGTGGACCCCACCCAG GTCCACAAGAGTCTGCAGAGGATCCGGGAACGGAAGCTGGCCAACTTCATCCCCTGGGGCCCTGCCAGCATCCAGGTGGCCCTGTCAAGGAAGTCTCCCTACCTGCCTTCGGCCCACCGGGTCAGTGGGCTCATGATGGCCAACCACACCAGCATCTCCTCG CTCTTCGAGCGGACCTGTCGCCAGTATGACAAGCTGCGGAAACGGGAGGCCTTCCTGGAGCAGTTCCGCAAGGAGGACATCTTCAAGGAGAACTTCGATGAGCTGGACACGTCCAGGGAGGTGGTGCAGCAGCTCATCGACGAGTACCACGCAGCCACGCGGCCAGACTACATCTCCTGGGGCGCCCAGGAGCAGTGA